In a genomic window of Tissierella sp. Yu-01:
- a CDS encoding proton-conducting transporter membrane subunit: protein MMISLIILGILFLISGVLFVNSISIESLMTLFFTGIGFIISWSSTSMIEYDIKKERISLYNFMVVFLILSLCGIVSFNHLLIVFVFIELSAFLAAGIVMIKESKENLKAGLKYLLLSIFASAFLLIGIVILYRLTGTFNIIDMEYKIYAMSNISLIKYSFIFIFIGIALKSALFPFHIWLPDAHGSAPAISSAILSALVLKGYIVFFIKLIYLVFGIEMVGNLNILNLILILGVCAMIYGSVFAIMQRKLKKMIAYSSVAQIGYIFMGIGLGTPLGLIASIFHIIAHGVTKACLFLCAGQIIEKTGYKDIDDLSGVGKAMPITMGLFTICGLSMIGIPLLIGFSSKWNFAQAIMDSGSYWIILILSLSSLLNAAYYLPISIRAYFNKSGNGKFAVNLETRRYDFLPLIILGISVILLGIFSSPVINVIKHIVRVII from the coding sequence ATGATGATATCATTAATTATTTTAGGTATTTTATTTTTAATATCAGGAGTCTTATTTGTAAATTCAATTTCTATAGAGAGTTTAATGACTCTTTTCTTTACTGGAATAGGGTTTATAATTAGCTGGTCTTCTACATCCATGATAGAATACGACATAAAGAAGGAGAGAATATCTTTATACAACTTTATGGTAGTATTTCTTATACTATCACTATGTGGAATAGTAAGTTTTAATCATCTACTAATAGTATTTGTATTTATAGAGCTAAGTGCATTTTTGGCAGCAGGAATTGTAATGATTAAGGAAAGCAAAGAAAATTTAAAGGCAGGTTTAAAATACTTGCTATTATCAATATTTGCATCAGCCTTTCTTCTAATAGGCATAGTGATCCTATATAGATTAACTGGTACCTTTAACATTATAGATATGGAGTACAAAATTTATGCAATGTCCAATATATCTTTGATAAAATATTCGTTTATCTTCATATTTATAGGGATTGCATTAAAATCGGCATTATTCCCATTTCATATTTGGTTACCAGATGCTCATGGCTCGGCACCGGCAATATCTAGTGCAATATTGTCTGCTTTGGTATTAAAGGGCTATATAGTATTTTTCATAAAGCTTATATATTTAGTCTTTGGCATAGAAATGGTAGGAAATTTAAACATCCTAAACTTAATATTAATATTAGGAGTGTGTGCCATGATCTATGGCTCCGTATTTGCTATAATGCAGAGGAAGCTTAAGAAGATGATTGCATATTCCTCCGTTGCACAAATAGGATATATCTTCATGGGAATTGGATTAGGCACTCCCCTTGGTTTGATTGCTAGTATTTTTCACATAATAGCTCATGGTGTAACAAAGGCTTGCCTGTTTTTATGTGCAGGACAAATTATAGAAAAGACCGGATATAAGGATATAGATGATTTATCAGGTGTAGGTAAGGCAATGCCTATAACCATGGGATTATTCACAATCTGTGGACTATCTATGATAGGTATTCCTCTATTAATTGGATTTAGCAGCAAGTGGAACTTTGCCCAAGCTATTATGGATTCGGGTAGCTATTGGATTATATTAATTTTGAGTTTATCCTCATTGTTAAATGCAGCATATTACCTTCCAATAAGCATAAGAGCGTATTTCAATAAGAGTGGCAATGGAAAGTTTGCTGTTAATCTAGAAACAAGAAGATATGACTTTTTACCTTTGATTATCTTAGGAATTTCAGTAATCCTACTTGGAATATTTAGTAGTCCTGTAATTAACGTTATTAAACATATAGTGAGAGTGATAATATGA
- a CDS encoding proton-conducting transporter membrane subunit — protein sequence MRGNILLLVPIILPIITGLIINKIDRKHVHKIISIVTILNLVLLFGISNLNESSLEILRISSFLTIKLNIDNVSKVFTVLASIIWILSTFYSFEYMKHENNEERYFKYFLMTLGIIIGIGFSGNMFTFYLFYEFMTLITFPLVIHSMNEDSMKAGIKYLLYSFSGAALVLIGIFFTYYFSSNPDFLPGGNLDLSRISGNEGIMLIVYILTFIGFGGKAGMFPLHAWLPTAHPVAPAPASGILSGIITKAGVLGILRMTYYVYGANFIKGTWAQTTILLLTMFTIFMGSMLAFRTKHLKERLAYSSVSQVSYVLFGLALLNMDGFIGSLLHMVFHALIKNILFLSVGAIIYKTGKNYAQEIKGIGKSMPIVMWCFTLASLALVGIPPLAGYISKYYLGIGGLSHIDYNLGFAGTATLILSALLTAGYLIPIFVDAFFPGQDFDYTTVRKIEPSKYMTIPLIVMTIAIVAFGMFPGVLVKFFNNIAVGLF from the coding sequence ATGAGAGGAAATATTCTACTATTAGTCCCTATTATATTGCCAATAATAACAGGACTAATAATAAATAAAATAGATAGAAAGCATGTTCATAAGATAATTTCTATAGTTACCATCTTAAACCTAGTACTTTTATTTGGTATAAGTAATTTAAATGAATCAAGTTTAGAGATACTAAGGATTAGCAGTTTCCTTACAATCAAATTAAATATAGATAATGTATCCAAAGTCTTTACCGTATTGGCATCAATCATATGGATACTTTCAACCTTTTATTCCTTTGAGTATATGAAGCATGAAAATAATGAGGAAAGATACTTTAAGTACTTTCTAATGACTCTTGGAATTATTATTGGAATAGGATTCTCGGGTAATATGTTTACTTTTTACTTGTTCTATGAATTTATGACATTGATTACCTTTCCATTAGTCATACATTCCATGAATGAAGACTCTATGAAGGCTGGTATTAAGTATTTGCTATATTCCTTTTCTGGTGCAGCATTAGTCTTGATTGGAATATTCTTTACCTATTACTTCAGCTCAAATCCTGATTTTTTACCTGGTGGAAATTTAGATTTAAGTAGAATCAGTGGTAATGAAGGTATAATGCTAATAGTATATATTTTAACCTTTATAGGATTTGGTGGAAAAGCAGGGATGTTTCCACTACATGCATGGCTTCCAACGGCCCATCCAGTAGCACCTGCTCCAGCTTCAGGGATTCTATCAGGAATAATTACCAAAGCAGGGGTACTTGGAATATTGAGAATGACCTATTATGTATATGGGGCGAATTTTATAAAGGGGACATGGGCTCAGACTACCATTTTATTACTAACTATGTTTACGATTTTTATGGGATCCATGCTTGCCTTTAGAACTAAACATCTAAAGGAAAGACTAGCATACTCTTCTGTAAGTCAGGTATCCTATGTACTATTCGGACTTGCTTTGCTAAATATGGATGGTTTTATAGGAAGCCTATTACATATGGTATTTCATGCTTTGATTAAGAACATCTTATTTTTAAGTGTGGGAGCCATAATATATAAAACTGGTAAGAACTATGCTCAAGAGATTAAGGGCATAGGAAAAAGTATGCCAATTGTCATGTGGTGTTTTACTTTAGCCTCCCTAGCATTAGTTGGTATCCCTCCATTAGCAGGATATATAAGCAAGTATTATTTGGGCATAGGTGGTTTAAGTCATATTGATTATAATCTTGGATTTGCAGGAACAGCAACATTGATATTATCAGCTTTGCTTACAGCGGGATATTTGATTCCTATATTTGTTGATGCATTTTTTCCTGGACAGGATTTTGATTATACAACTGTAAGAAAGATAGAACCTAGTAAATACATGACTATACCATTGATTGTTATGACTATAGCAATAGTGGCATTTGGAATGTTCCCAGGGGTTTTAGTAAAATTTTTTAATAATATAGCTGTTGGATTATTTTAG
- a CDS encoding complex I subunit 5 family protein, giving the protein MKGNYILLFLVFWPIIGSLITYIIGRKNKNMRDNFAIFVTAIEFIVMISLYPTLESQISFQWSGFAGSRLYFKLDGFRFIYGTITSFMWLCTTIFSKEYFAHYRNRNRYYLFMLMTLGATIGVLLSSDLLTTFVMFEMMSFTSYVMVIHDEKVQSREAADTYIAVAVIGGLVMLMGIFLIIFHLRTTDFDEIHKIMLNYSGPKGQIYLAAILLMVGFGGKAGMFPIHIWLPNAHPSAPAPASALLSGILTKTGIFGAIVISSNLFLYDAIWGIGILLFGLITMFIGAFLALFSIDLKRTLAYSSVSQIGFILIGLAMEDILGEHNALAIRGALLHMVNHSLIKLVLFMAAGVVYMNLHELNLNKVRGFGKKKPFLLFVFLMGVLSIIGMPSWSGYVSKTLLHESIVEKIWLFEAYSSEARFYQVVEGIFILTGGFTTAYMTKIFVALFIEENPYFQDKHHAYNGKYISKLGMLAIGIPAILLFVFGVFPGIMDFIGKLGQEFFFGRDPAHEVHYFAWINIRGALASLLIGAIVYILIIRGYLMTKDKNGNSIYINPWPKYLDIENYIYRPAFNTILPTIGEIIAKTIGNIVTFIGSLEYGIFKSVDRMYNESIDNKVKGKSSGKLDELLNQIMPNTLSSSLIQFTAGLVVIMIIVLLLS; this is encoded by the coding sequence ATGAAAGGAAATTATATATTGTTATTTTTGGTCTTTTGGCCCATCATAGGTAGTCTTATAACCTACATTATAGGTAGAAAAAATAAAAATATGCGTGATAACTTTGCAATATTTGTTACTGCCATTGAATTTATAGTCATGATATCCCTATATCCAACCTTAGAATCTCAAATATCATTCCAATGGTCAGGATTTGCAGGTTCTAGACTATACTTTAAGTTAGATGGCTTTAGATTTATCTATGGAACTATAACCTCCTTTATGTGGTTGTGTACAACTATATTTTCTAAGGAATATTTTGCACATTATCGCAATAGAAACAGATACTATTTGTTTATGCTAATGACCTTAGGTGCAACCATTGGAGTATTGTTGTCTTCTGATCTCCTAACGACCTTTGTTATGTTTGAAATGATGTCATTTACATCCTATGTAATGGTAATTCATGATGAAAAGGTTCAGTCAAGGGAAGCGGCAGACACCTATATAGCTGTAGCTGTAATAGGTGGACTAGTGATGTTGATGGGAATATTCTTGATAATTTTCCATTTAAGAACTACGGATTTCGATGAAATTCATAAAATAATGTTAAACTATAGTGGTCCTAAGGGGCAGATATACTTGGCAGCTATACTGTTGATGGTTGGATTTGGAGGAAAAGCTGGTATGTTTCCTATACACATATGGCTTCCGAATGCCCATCCCAGTGCTCCAGCTCCTGCATCGGCTCTATTATCTGGAATACTTACAAAGACGGGTATATTTGGTGCAATAGTTATTAGCTCGAATCTATTTTTATATGATGCCATTTGGGGTATCGGAATATTATTATTTGGACTAATTACAATGTTTATTGGAGCATTTCTTGCACTGTTTTCAATTGATTTAAAAAGGACTCTAGCCTATTCCTCGGTATCTCAAATCGGATTTATACTAATAGGTTTGGCCATGGAGGACATATTAGGTGAGCACAATGCCTTAGCAATTAGAGGTGCGTTGCTTCATATGGTTAATCATTCTTTGATTAAGCTAGTGCTATTTATGGCAGCGGGAGTAGTATATATGAACTTACATGAGTTAAATTTAAATAAAGTTAGAGGATTCGGAAAGAAAAAGCCATTTTTATTATTTGTTTTCCTAATGGGAGTTCTAAGTATAATTGGGATGCCATCTTGGAGTGGATATGTAAGTAAAACCCTACTGCATGAGAGTATAGTGGAAAAGATATGGTTATTTGAAGCTTATTCATCTGAAGCGAGATTTTATCAAGTAGTTGAAGGGATATTTATACTAACAGGTGGATTTACTACTGCATATATGACTAAGATTTTCGTTGCATTATTCATAGAAGAGAATCCATATTTTCAGGATAAACATCATGCCTATAATGGGAAATATATTTCTAAACTAGGTATGTTAGCCATAGGTATACCTGCAATATTATTATTTGTATTTGGGGTATTTCCGGGTATTATGGATTTTATAGGCAAACTCGGTCAGGAATTCTTCTTTGGTCGCGACCCAGCTCACGAAGTTCATTATTTCGCTTGGATAAATATAAGAGGAGCCTTGGCATCGCTTTTAATCGGAGCAATTGTCTATATTCTAATAATACGAGGCTATTTGATGACTAAGGATAAGAATGGGAATTCAATCTATATAAATCCATGGCCTAAATATCTAGATATAGAAAATTACATCTATAGACCAGCATTCAATACTATATTACCAACAATAGGAGAGATCATAGCAAAAACAATAGGAAATATTGTTACCTTCATAGGCTCATTAGAATATGGAATCTTTAAGTCAGTTGATAGGATGTATAACGAAAGTATAGATAATAAGGTTAAAGGTAAGTCATCTGGGAAATTGGATGAATTACTTAACCAAATCATGCCTAATACACTTTCATCAAGCTTGATTCAATTTACAGCTGGGTTGGTAGTTATTATGATAATAGTACTATTGTTATCCTGA
- the zupT gene encoding zinc transporter ZupT, with amino-acid sequence MDNVMQSFVLTLIVGLTMGLGSVFSFFISSKHKKLMALALSFSAGIMIYVAFMEMLPEGIHHIEEHIGEGHSWVALIWFFAGMFITAVFEGVVHAFAGDVHSHGHDHGQHNHHGHHIHEHHDKENPHLTKLGLMSALAIGIHNIPEGLALFTTGLSEISLAYPVALAVIIHNIPLSIAIALPLTYSTGSKRKAFLYTLLVGLMQPLGAVLGYVLLSNHFNDLVFGILFSIVAGIMVFVSLDELLPAAQKDQDHHISVYGAIAGMIVMAVALSFFGHSH; translated from the coding sequence ATGGACAACGTAATGCAATCATTTGTATTAACGTTAATAGTTGGATTGACTATGGGATTAGGCAGTGTTTTTTCCTTCTTCATATCTTCAAAACATAAAAAATTAATGGCTTTGGCATTAAGTTTTTCAGCTGGAATAATGATATATGTAGCATTTATGGAAATGCTTCCTGAGGGAATACATCATATAGAGGAACATATTGGTGAGGGGCATAGTTGGGTAGCTTTAATTTGGTTCTTCGCAGGAATGTTTATAACTGCAGTCTTTGAAGGAGTGGTCCATGCCTTCGCTGGCGATGTTCACTCTCATGGCCATGACCATGGGCAACATAACCATCATGGACATCATATTCATGAGCACCATGATAAAGAAAATCCACATTTAACAAAGCTAGGTCTTATGTCAGCACTTGCAATTGGTATTCACAATATACCTGAAGGTCTGGCTTTATTTACTACAGGATTAAGTGAAATATCTTTGGCATATCCAGTTGCACTAGCAGTTATTATACACAATATTCCATTGAGTATAGCAATTGCACTTCCTTTAACTTATTCTACTGGAAGTAAACGAAAGGCCTTTCTATATACACTATTAGTAGGGCTTATGCAGCCACTAGGTGCAGTATTAGGATATGTATTATTGTCTAATCACTTCAATGACTTAGTATTTGGAATTTTATTTAGTATAGTAGCAGGAATCATGGTATTTGTCTCCTTAGATGAACTATTACCTGCAGCACAAAAAGATCAGGATCATCATATTTCAGTATACGGTGCAATAGCAGGAATGATCGTAATGGCAGTGGCATTGAGCTTCTTTGGGCACTCACATTAA
- a CDS encoding pro-sigmaK processing inhibitor BofA family protein → MDLSVGTLLAFLAGLVLLYIAGILLVIPIKFLIKLLLNAILGGILLFVFNLIGGLFGLSIAINPFNAVIVGILGIPGVILLLILQVIL, encoded by the coding sequence ATGGATTTATCGGTAGGTACTTTGTTAGCCTTTTTAGCAGGTTTAGTATTGTTATATATAGCTGGTATTTTATTAGTGATTCCAATTAAGTTTTTGATAAAGCTTTTATTAAATGCTATTTTAGGTGGAATATTATTGTTTGTATTTAATTTAATTGGAGGATTATTTGGTTTGAGCATAGCTATTAATCCATTTAATGCAGTCATAGTAGGTATATTGGGAATACCAGGAGTAATTCTTCTGCTGATTTTGCAGGTGATACTGTAA
- a CDS encoding 50S ribosomal protein L25 — protein MSNIALKVESRGDIGSNKVKKLRADNIIPGVVYCRGEETKVIGINSSEFLKTYKQAGLSSIIDLKLEGETLPVVIKEIQRHPFKGSISHIDFQKVSMSEQIKMAIPIILINRDSIKLQPSILMQQMDQVEIECLPGDLPKSADVNVEDMDFSAPIYVKDLDVAKMEKVTILNGLDEIVCSLTSPVRSDEVEEEEAEETEGSV, from the coding sequence ATGAGTAATATTGCATTAAAAGTAGAATCAAGAGGTGATATTGGATCCAACAAGGTTAAGAAATTAAGAGCTGACAATATTATCCCAGGAGTAGTATATTGTAGAGGTGAAGAAACAAAGGTAATAGGTATAAATTCCTCAGAATTTTTAAAGACTTATAAGCAAGCTGGCTTATCATCAATAATTGATTTGAAATTAGAGGGAGAAACTTTACCTGTAGTTATTAAAGAGATACAAAGACATCCTTTTAAAGGTTCTATATCTCACATAGATTTCCAAAAAGTAAGTATGAGTGAACAGATAAAGATGGCTATTCCTATTATATTAATCAACAGGGATAGCATCAAACTACAACCATCAATCCTAATGCAACAAATGGATCAAGTTGAAATTGAATGTTTACCAGGAGATTTACCTAAATCCGCTGACGTCAATGTTGAAGACATGGATTTTTCAGCTCCAATTTATGTAAAGGATTTAGATGTAGCTAAAATGGAAAAAGTTACGATACTTAACGGACTTGATGAAATTGTATGCTCTCTAACTTCACCGGTAAGATCTGATGAAGTAGAAGAGGAAGAGGCAGAAGAAACAGAAGGTTCAGTTTAA
- the amrB gene encoding AmmeMemoRadiSam system protein B yields MGKILGSYLFPHPPIIIEDIGQGQEKKAGKTIEGVKSLARSIRDKAPNTIIVITPHGPLFTDAISITIEEDLKGDFRKFGYWDIKLECKNDVNLAYRIIRNALSEGIQIAQVNMEFAKINDVELDLDHGTIVPLYYVDKEYKDYKIVHIICGFLSPTELYDFGIGIKSAVEEVEGDAVILISGDLSHKLSDDDPYCFSPCGEEFDKKIIEILKSGDMESLVAFDLELAERADECGLRPLMIMAGALDKAKLNTEVLSHESPYGIGYCTAKLEVID; encoded by the coding sequence ATGGGAAAAATACTTGGCAGTTACTTATTTCCGCATCCTCCAATAATTATTGAAGATATTGGTCAAGGTCAAGAGAAAAAGGCTGGAAAGACCATTGAGGGAGTCAAATCTCTAGCGAGGAGTATTAGAGATAAAGCCCCAAATACTATAATCGTTATAACGCCTCATGGACCTTTATTCACCGATGCTATTTCAATAACTATTGAAGAGGACCTAAAGGGAGACTTTCGTAAATTTGGATATTGGGATATAAAATTAGAATGCAAAAATGATGTGAATCTGGCATATAGAATAATTAGAAATGCCTTAAGTGAAGGGATACAAATTGCTCAGGTTAACATGGAGTTTGCAAAGATTAATGATGTAGAATTGGATTTAGATCATGGAACAATTGTACCTTTATATTATGTGGATAAAGAATATAAAGATTATAAAATTGTCCACATAATATGCGGATTTTTATCACCTACAGAATTATATGATTTTGGTATCGGTATAAAATCAGCTGTAGAAGAAGTTGAAGGTGACGCTGTGATTTTAATCAGTGGTGATTTATCTCATAAACTTTCAGATGATGACCCATATTGTTTTTCCCCATGTGGAGAAGAATTTGATAAAAAGATAATAGAGATACTTAAATCAGGAGACATGGAGAGTTTAGTCGCATTTGATTTAGAACTTGCAGAAAGAGCAGATGAGTGCGGACTAAGACCGTTAATGATAATGGCTGGTGCTTTGGATAAAGCCAAATTAAACACTGAAGTTTTATCACACGAGAGTCCATATGGGATAGGATATTGTACTGCAAAGCTCGAGGTAATCGATTAA
- a CDS encoding sigma factor G inhibitor Gin, which produces MYCKICGEDREGIRLFGIYMCKECFNELAFVSVSDVKYDLYKNLVRILLSYYISDKQLLNPVN; this is translated from the coding sequence ATGTATTGTAAGATCTGTGGAGAAGACAGGGAAGGCATTAGATTATTTGGGATATATATGTGTAAAGAGTGTTTCAATGAACTCGCTTTTGTTTCAGTTTCTGATGTTAAATACGATTTATATAAAAATCTTGTAAGAATACTATTAAGCTATTACATAAGTGATAAGCAACTCTTAAACCCTGTAAACTAA
- a CDS encoding aminotransferase class I/II-fold pyridoxal phosphate-dependent enzyme: protein MKTPVLEALKNLMEENSVSFHMPGHKGKNSLINWGEFIPYIDTTEVEGMDNLLEPRGIIQESQNYAANVFGAKATYYGVNGSTGSNYIALATITKPGDKILVQRNCHKSIYNGMVLNRLTPVYLYPEYNENYNLITGVHAEDIDRILTEQPDIKAVVLTYPNYYGVCSDLKTIADIIHKHNKVLMVDEAHGPHMTFSDKLPMSALEAGADIVIHSTHKTLPSFTQTSLLHVGSDRIDLNKLRDRYQLLTTTSPSYLFTLSNEISVAYMDSEEGRSKLEWNIKKAEEIIKRLNAIDRVEVFTGDPTDKTIFDKDVAKILISIDGIRGSQIKKRLLSEYNIRLEMSDYYYALAYISPMNTDEDYKKLVAAIEDMAKNSPYEEINFVNVKMPEPKIVMTPAEAYYNHKAQVKLKDAIGKVAAAPVIPYPPGVPLIHAGEEFTKEIYDHILFLMENGLEIVGLMGYNKDHIVVVE, encoded by the coding sequence ATGAAAACACCCGTATTAGAAGCACTAAAGAACCTTATGGAAGAAAACAGTGTATCTTTCCATATGCCGGGTCACAAAGGCAAAAATTCACTGATTAATTGGGGCGAATTTATACCATATATTGATACTACCGAGGTAGAAGGAATGGACAATCTTCTTGAACCTAGGGGAATTATACAGGAGTCCCAAAATTATGCAGCCAACGTATTTGGAGCGAAAGCCACTTATTATGGAGTGAATGGTTCTACGGGAAGCAATTATATAGCATTAGCAACTATAACAAAACCTGGAGACAAAATTTTAGTTCAAAGAAATTGCCATAAATCAATATATAATGGAATGGTTCTAAATAGATTAACTCCAGTATATTTGTATCCAGAATATAACGAAAACTACAATTTAATCACAGGAGTACATGCTGAAGATATAGATAGAATTTTAACTGAACAACCAGATATAAAAGCAGTAGTGCTAACATATCCAAATTATTATGGAGTTTGCTCGGACCTAAAAACCATAGCAGACATAATCCATAAGCACAACAAAGTTCTAATGGTTGATGAGGCTCACGGTCCTCATATGACATTTTCGGATAAATTGCCGATGTCAGCTTTGGAAGCTGGTGCAGACATAGTAATACACAGTACTCACAAGACGTTACCAAGCTTTACACAGACATCATTATTACATGTAGGTTCTGATAGAATAGATTTAAACAAATTAAGAGATAGATATCAATTGTTAACAACAACAAGTCCATCGTATTTATTTACACTTTCAAATGAAATATCTGTTGCATATATGGATAGTGAAGAAGGTAGAAGTAAATTAGAATGGAATATTAAAAAAGCTGAAGAAATTATCAAGAGATTAAATGCTATAGACAGAGTCGAAGTATTTACAGGAGATCCTACTGACAAAACAATATTTGATAAAGACGTTGCAAAGATATTGATAAGTATTGATGGAATCAGAGGCTCACAAATAAAGAAAAGACTGTTATCTGAATATAACATAAGATTAGAGATGTCAGATTATTATTATGCATTAGCATATATAAGCCCAATGAATACTGATGAAGATTACAAAAAGTTAGTTGCTGCAATTGAAGACATGGCTAAAAACTCTCCTTATGAAGAAATAAATTTTGTAAATGTAAAAATGCCGGAGCCAAAGATTGTAATGACTCCTGCAGAAGCATATTATAATCATAAGGCACAAGTTAAATTGAAAGATGCAATTGGAAAAGTAGCTGCAGCGCCTGTTATTCCATATCCACCTGGAGTACCTCTTATTCATGCAGGTGAGGAATTCACTAAAGAAATCTATGACCATATACTGTTTCTAATGGAAAATGGGCTGGAAATCGTAGGCTTAATGGGATATAATAAAGACCATATAGTAGTAGTAGAATAA
- the tmk gene encoding dTMP kinase: MKGKFITLEGPDGSGKSTIIELISDYMNKKGIEFIVTREPGGTPIGEEIRAIILDNANVNMGAETEALLYAAARSQHIHEKILPALNEGKIVFSDRFVLSSLAYQGVGRGLGIEKVKSINDFGLRDVYPDLILFFDIDPELTLKRKTISMGGDRLEQEGNEFHRRVYDGYMELIKKYPQNVKKIDANKSVEEVLNQSIVEIEKILF; the protein is encoded by the coding sequence TTGAAGGGTAAGTTCATAACCCTAGAGGGTCCAGATGGTTCAGGTAAATCAACTATAATCGAGTTAATTAGTGATTATATGAATAAAAAAGGCATAGAATTTATAGTGACTAGGGAGCCTGGTGGTACCCCAATAGGAGAAGAGATTAGGGCAATAATATTGGATAATGCCAATGTAAATATGGGAGCGGAGACAGAAGCCCTACTTTATGCAGCTGCCCGAAGTCAGCACATCCATGAAAAGATATTACCTGCCTTAAATGAAGGTAAGATTGTTTTCTCAGATAGATTTGTATTATCTAGTTTGGCCTACCAGGGAGTAGGTCGTGGACTAGGTATAGAAAAGGTAAAGAGCATAAATGATTTTGGGTTACGAGATGTTTATCCAGATTTAATACTATTCTTTGATATAGACCCAGAATTGACCTTAAAAAGAAAAACAATTTCAATGGGTGGAGACAGACTAGAACAAGAAGGCAATGAATTTCATAGAAGAGTATATGATGGATATATGGAATTGATCAAGAAATATCCTCAAAATGTGAAGAAAATTGATGCAAATAAGTCTGTTGAAGAGGTATTAAATCAAAGTATTGTGGAGATAGAAAAAATACTGTTTTAA
- a CDS encoding cyclic-di-AMP receptor has protein sequence MKLIVAIVQDQDSPSLVQDLTDKEFRVTKLASTGGFLKAGNTTLLIGVEDDVVEDAIKVIEENCKTREITTSLLTVTMPGDTYIPYPLEVKVGGAAVFVLDIERHIKI, from the coding sequence ATGAAACTTATAGTAGCAATAGTTCAAGATCAGGATTCGCCAAGTTTGGTACAAGACCTAACGGATAAAGAATTTAGGGTGACAAAGTTAGCATCAACAGGAGGCTTTCTTAAGGCTGGAAACACAACCCTTTTAATAGGTGTTGAAGATGATGTTGTTGAAGATGCAATTAAAGTCATTGAAGAAAATTGCAAAACAAGAGAGATTACTACTTCTTTATTAACGGTAACAATGCCAGGAGACACATATATACCATATCCATTAGAGGTTAAAGTTGGTGGAGCCGCAGTATTTGTGCTAGATATTGAAAGACATATAAAAATATAA
- a CDS encoding cyclic-di-AMP receptor encodes MKLAIAIIQDEYINKVMKALMAEKIRATKLSSTGGFLKSGSTTLLMGIEEDEIDNLIEIIKSQCKTKKIKDGESEITIGGANIFIMDIDKHMRI; translated from the coding sequence ATGAAGCTAGCTATAGCAATAATTCAGGATGAATATATCAACAAGGTCATGAAGGCTTTAATGGCAGAAAAGATTAGGGCTACAAAACTTTCATCTACTGGAGGATTTCTAAAGTCAGGAAGTACAACTTTGTTAATGGGTATAGAGGAAGATGAGATTGATAATCTAATAGAAATTATTAAAAGCCAATGTAAGACTAAAAAGATTAAGGACGGAGAAAGTGAAATTACAATTGGTGGAGCTAATATTTTTATAATGGATATTGACAAACACATGAGGATTTAG